The genomic DNA GCGCCCGACCCGGATCGTCCGGGTCACCGTGTTGGTGGCCGGGTCGATCCGCGAGACGGTGCCCTGGGTGGCGTTGGCCACCCACACGGCCCCGTCGCTGACAAGCACGTCGGCGGGGCCGGCGCCGACCGGGATGGTGGCCGTCACCCGCCCGAACGAGGGGGGCGATGGCGGGGCGACGATCGCGTCCTCGTGTGGCCCGCGCACGCCCACCCAGGCGACCAGGGCCAACGCGGCGGCGGTGGCGAGCGCGGTCACCGCCTTGCCCACCAGGCGGCGGCGCCGGCGGCGCAGCAGGTTGTCGAGGCCGGCGACCGGATCGACCCGGGTGGCGCTGCGGTGGAGCGCCTCGGCGGACGCACGGGCACGAGCGTCGAGGTTCATGGCTCCTCCCGGGCATGCAGGTGCAAGCGGCGGGCGAGCGCCTTCCGGGCCTTGGCCAGGTGGGCCTTGACGGTCCCCTCCGCGCAGTCGAGCACGCTTGCGATCTGCCGGATCGACAAGTCCTCCAGGTAGTACAGCGCGACCACCTGGGCTTGGCGGTGGGGCAGGGCCCGCACCGCCCGCCAGAAGTCGGCGTGCTCGGCGGGCAGCGGGCCCAGGGCGGGCTCACGCCGGGCCGCGAGCCGGGCCAGCGCGCGGGCCTCGACCAGCCGTCGACGCAGCCCGGACAT from Actinomycetes bacterium includes the following:
- a CDS encoding SigE family RNA polymerase sigma factor; its protein translation is MPAARPARRTARAPRDGEPQAVRLPGPFEHFYLEEYPRVVELAYALSGSRMAAEDIAQEAFLRAYRDWGRVGSYEHQAAWVRRVAANLAMSGLRRRLVEARALARLAARREPALGPLPAEHADFWRAVRALPHRQAQVVALYYLEDLSIRQIASVLDCAEGTVKAHLAKARKALARRLHLHAREEP